In one Lolium rigidum isolate FL_2022 chromosome 3, APGP_CSIRO_Lrig_0.1, whole genome shotgun sequence genomic region, the following are encoded:
- the LOC124703983 gene encoding SUPPRESSOR OF ABI3-5-like isoform X2, whose translation MDRGRYGPHHGWENNSAPDGYGVINEPDFRAGGRRYVDDGFPSDRRGAFFGQDIHDRNMYPPPPSGGTMWSQPRRNFDEEFATAKDYRRNKRIGSRDRGEFGAEFEDRYQSREDSFERDHQYSRRSCDSDYEKGRRERSWRRHDSFEHERERKGLSHERDGSPYALHSRSRSRGRDNRSRSRSRSRSPRGKSHSRSQRDGFYDDNRFDRRREQEWDERRHDDIVTPSATVVLKGLSQKTNEDDLYQILAEWGPLRSVRVIKERPSGVSRGFAFIDFPTVEAARKMMESTGDNGLLIDGRQIFFEYSSKPTGGDSLEHVARPAYGRRSISAPCDWICTICGCMNFARRISCFQCNEPRTDDAPPADAASSTQPFGKRGSELGPTHVLVVRGLEENADEEMLRYEFAKHAPIKDIRLVRDKFTHVSRGFAFVHFHSVEDATKALEATNGIRHEKNGQVLRVAYAKSTHGPVSGSSQSSNLAAAAIEAASFAQQYDAVGWAPKEYNAEDKPNSNTESQKDDSAPQSGFVWDEKSGYYFDSSSGFYYDGNTGLYYDSNVGVWYSYDQKSQQYVPCNESNNSKTTGDTVNGSVKIPESNNVKKVVISAPAATVKQSEKTSLPEAVQAAANAALAAEKKEKEKAKEIKLASKISLLANKKKMNNVLAMWKQRNQEGQAANSAFDDKESTRPVADKLNSSASGVGFSLKPKPKSDAGNSRDMNLVAGYNSLGRGSAGSQVLDSDIKPRPVSNSLGTTIMGVIRGSGRGAVKSDTTFHVSSDGGSNYSTNISTSTSEIMTNAETHTTSAPFKTDLSSLGSYSSSGVSGSAKRRFSEAPGQSQYRDRAAERRSLYGLSSSLPNDDGLDTTGDHPSRKGPSEIGSMPFPPGVGERSIGEIENTENYEVITADRAIDENNVGNRILRNMGWQEGLGLGKNGSGIKEPVQAKSGDVRAGLGSQQKKAADPSLEAQAGDSYKTIIQKKAIARFREMS comes from the exons ATGGACCGTGGGCGTTATGGTCCACATcatggatgggagaacaacagt GCACCTGATGGGTATGGTGTCATTAATGAGCCAGACTTCAG GGCTGGTGGTAGGAGATATGTGGATGATGGATTTCCCAGCGACCGAAGGGGTGCATTTTTTGGTCAAGATATACATGATAGGAATATGTATCCACCACCACCCTCTGGTGGCACGATGTGGTCTCAGCCTCGAAGAAATTTTGACGAGGAATTTGCAACTGCCAAAGATTACAGAAG gaacaaaaggattggaagtagagaCCGAGGGGAGTTCGGTGCTGAGTTTGAAGACCGCTACCAAAGCAGAGAAGACAGCTTTGAAAGAGATCATCAATACAGCCGTCGCAGCTGTGATTCAGACTATGAGAAGGGCAGGAGAGAGCGTAGCTGGAGAAGGCATGATTCGTTTGAGCATGAACGTGAAAGAAAGGGGTTAAGCCATGAAAGAGATGGTAGCCCATATGCTCTTCATAGCCGCTCTCGATCACGTGGGCGTGATAACCGATCAAGATCGCGGTCAAGGTCAAGGTCTCCGCGCGGCAAAAGTCATAGTCGGAGCCAAAGAGATGGCTTTTATGATGATAATCGCTTTGACAGAAGAAGAGAACAGGAGTGGGATGAAAGAAGGCATGATGATATAGTG ACACCATCTGCGACTGTTGTTCTTAAGGGTCTGTCCCAGAAGACCAATGAAGATGACCTATATCAGATTCTT GCTGAGTGGGGCCCTCTTCGTAGTGTGCGTGTGATCAAGGAACGACCCTCTGGCGTGTCCAGGGGATTTGCTTTTATCGACTTCCCTACTGTG GAAGCTGCCCGCAAAATGATGGAAAGTACTGGAGACAATGGCCTTCTAATTGATGGTAGGCAGATATTTTTCGAGTACAG TAGTAAGCCTACtggtggggattctcttgaacatGTTGCGAGGCCTGCATATGGGCGCAGGAGCATATCCGCACCATGTGACTGGATATGTACTATATGTGGCTGTATGAATTTTGCCCGCAGAATCTCCTGTTTTCAG TGCAATGAGCCACGCACGGACGATGCTCCACCAGCTGATGCAGCATCTTCCACTCAACCGTTTGGAAAACGGGGATCTGAATTAG GTCCAACTCATGTTTTAGTTGTTCGTGGCCTGGAAGAAAATGCTGACGAGGAAATGCTTCGATATGAATTTGCTAAGCATGCACCAATAAAG GATATCCGGCTTGTTCGTGACAAATTTACTCATGTGTCTAGAGGTTTCGCATTTGTCCATTTTCATTCG GTTGAAGATGCTACGAAAGCCCTTGAAGCTACAAATGGAATTAGACACGAGAAAAATGGTCAGGTGCTACGTGTAGCCTATGCTAAAAGCACACATGGACCTGTATCGGGGTCTTCACAGTCAAGCAATCTTGCTGCAGCAGCCATCGAGGCTGCATCATTTGCCCAGCAG TATGATGCTGTGGGCTGGGCTCCAAAAGAGTACAATGCTGAGGACAAACCAAACAGCAATACAGAATCTCAGAAAGATGATTCTGCTCCACAGTCAGGATTTGTTTGGGACGAAAAATCGGGCTATTACTTTGATTCTTCTTCTGGATTCTATTATGATGGAAATACTG GTCTTTACTATGACAGCAATGTTGGAGTTTGGTATTCGTATGATCAAAAAAGTCAACAGTATGTCCCGTGTAACGAAAGCAATAACAGTAAGACAACTGGGGACACGGTGAACGGAAGTGTGAAGATCCCAGAAAGTAACAATGTTAAAAAGGTGGTGATTTCTGCACCTGCAGCTACAGTTAAACAAAGTGAGAAAACTTCATTGCCTGAGGCTGTTCAAGCTGCGGCCAATGCAGCGCTGGCtgctgaaaagaaagaaaaagagaaagcaaAGGAGATAAAGTTGGCTTCAAAAATTAGTCTCTTGGCCAATAAGAAGAAGATGAACAATGTCCTAGCAATGTGGAAGCAAAGAAATCAAGAAGGCCAGGCTGCAAATAGTGCCTTTGATGATAAGGAATCAACCAGGCCTGTTGCTGATAAATTGAACAGTTCAGCGAGTGGGGTTGGGTTCTCATTGAAACCCAAGCCTAAGTCTGATGCTGGAAATTCTAGGGATATGAATTTGGTTGCTGGATATAATTCTCTTGGCCGAGGATCTGCTGGCTCTCAAGTACTGGATTCTGACATAAAGCCTAGACCTGTCAGTAATAGCCTAGGAACTACTATTATGGGTGTCATAAGAGGCTCTGGCAGAGGAGCAGTCAAGTCAGATACCACATTTCATGTATCATCTGATGGTGGAAGCAATTATTCAACTAATAtaagcacaagcacaagtgagATAATGACAAATGCTGAGACGCATACTACTTCTGCACCCTTCAAAACAGATTTATCCTCTCTAGGATCATATTCTTCGTCTGGAGTTTCTGGGAGTGCTAAACGTCGGTTTTCTGAGGCACCAGGACAGTCCCAGTATAGAGATCGGGCTGCAGAGAGAAGAAGTCTATACGGATTATCTTCATCGCTTCCCAATGATGATGGACTGGATACAA CTGGTGACCATCCGTCTCGAAAGGGTCCAAGTGAGATCGGATCCATGCCATTTCCTCCAGGGGTGGGTGAACGTTCTATTGGTGAAATTGAGAACACTGAAAATTACGAGGTGATCACTGCTGATAGAGCAATAGATGAAAACAATGTGGGCAACCGTATTCTGCGCAACATGGGCTGGCAAGAAGGACTG GGTCTCGGAAAGAACGGTAGTGGCATCAAGGAGCCGGTGCAGGCTAAGTCTGGTGACGTGAGGGCCGGGCTTGGTAGTCAGCAGAAGAAAGCAGCCGATCCATCTCTCGAGGCTCAAGCTGGCGATAGTTATAAAACCATAATCCAGAAGAAGGCCATTGCAAGATTCAGGGAGATGTCTTAA
- the LOC124703983 gene encoding SUPPRESSOR OF ABI3-5-like isoform X1, producing MLLLQDTPKNIYAPKFERSDREMDRGRYGPHHGWENNSAPDGYGVINEPDFRAGGRRYVDDGFPSDRRGAFFGQDIHDRNMYPPPPSGGTMWSQPRRNFDEEFATAKDYRRNKRIGSRDRGEFGAEFEDRYQSREDSFERDHQYSRRSCDSDYEKGRRERSWRRHDSFEHERERKGLSHERDGSPYALHSRSRSRGRDNRSRSRSRSRSPRGKSHSRSQRDGFYDDNRFDRRREQEWDERRHDDIVTPSATVVLKGLSQKTNEDDLYQILAEWGPLRSVRVIKERPSGVSRGFAFIDFPTVEAARKMMESTGDNGLLIDGRQIFFEYSSKPTGGDSLEHVARPAYGRRSISAPCDWICTICGCMNFARRISCFQCNEPRTDDAPPADAASSTQPFGKRGSELGPTHVLVVRGLEENADEEMLRYEFAKHAPIKDIRLVRDKFTHVSRGFAFVHFHSVEDATKALEATNGIRHEKNGQVLRVAYAKSTHGPVSGSSQSSNLAAAAIEAASFAQQYDAVGWAPKEYNAEDKPNSNTESQKDDSAPQSGFVWDEKSGYYFDSSSGFYYDGNTGLYYDSNVGVWYSYDQKSQQYVPCNESNNSKTTGDTVNGSVKIPESNNVKKVVISAPAATVKQSEKTSLPEAVQAAANAALAAEKKEKEKAKEIKLASKISLLANKKKMNNVLAMWKQRNQEGQAANSAFDDKESTRPVADKLNSSASGVGFSLKPKPKSDAGNSRDMNLVAGYNSLGRGSAGSQVLDSDIKPRPVSNSLGTTIMGVIRGSGRGAVKSDTTFHVSSDGGSNYSTNISTSTSEIMTNAETHTTSAPFKTDLSSLGSYSSSGVSGSAKRRFSEAPGQSQYRDRAAERRSLYGLSSSLPNDDGLDTTGDHPSRKGPSEIGSMPFPPGVGERSIGEIENTENYEVITADRAIDENNVGNRILRNMGWQEGLGLGKNGSGIKEPVQAKSGDVRAGLGSQQKKAADPSLEAQAGDSYKTIIQKKAIARFREMS from the exons ATGCTTCTCTTACAGGATACACCAAAAAATATCTACGCCCCAAAATTTGAAAGATCAGATAGAGAAATGGACCGTGGGCGTTATGGTCCACATcatggatgggagaacaacagt GCACCTGATGGGTATGGTGTCATTAATGAGCCAGACTTCAG GGCTGGTGGTAGGAGATATGTGGATGATGGATTTCCCAGCGACCGAAGGGGTGCATTTTTTGGTCAAGATATACATGATAGGAATATGTATCCACCACCACCCTCTGGTGGCACGATGTGGTCTCAGCCTCGAAGAAATTTTGACGAGGAATTTGCAACTGCCAAAGATTACAGAAG gaacaaaaggattggaagtagagaCCGAGGGGAGTTCGGTGCTGAGTTTGAAGACCGCTACCAAAGCAGAGAAGACAGCTTTGAAAGAGATCATCAATACAGCCGTCGCAGCTGTGATTCAGACTATGAGAAGGGCAGGAGAGAGCGTAGCTGGAGAAGGCATGATTCGTTTGAGCATGAACGTGAAAGAAAGGGGTTAAGCCATGAAAGAGATGGTAGCCCATATGCTCTTCATAGCCGCTCTCGATCACGTGGGCGTGATAACCGATCAAGATCGCGGTCAAGGTCAAGGTCTCCGCGCGGCAAAAGTCATAGTCGGAGCCAAAGAGATGGCTTTTATGATGATAATCGCTTTGACAGAAGAAGAGAACAGGAGTGGGATGAAAGAAGGCATGATGATATAGTG ACACCATCTGCGACTGTTGTTCTTAAGGGTCTGTCCCAGAAGACCAATGAAGATGACCTATATCAGATTCTT GCTGAGTGGGGCCCTCTTCGTAGTGTGCGTGTGATCAAGGAACGACCCTCTGGCGTGTCCAGGGGATTTGCTTTTATCGACTTCCCTACTGTG GAAGCTGCCCGCAAAATGATGGAAAGTACTGGAGACAATGGCCTTCTAATTGATGGTAGGCAGATATTTTTCGAGTACAG TAGTAAGCCTACtggtggggattctcttgaacatGTTGCGAGGCCTGCATATGGGCGCAGGAGCATATCCGCACCATGTGACTGGATATGTACTATATGTGGCTGTATGAATTTTGCCCGCAGAATCTCCTGTTTTCAG TGCAATGAGCCACGCACGGACGATGCTCCACCAGCTGATGCAGCATCTTCCACTCAACCGTTTGGAAAACGGGGATCTGAATTAG GTCCAACTCATGTTTTAGTTGTTCGTGGCCTGGAAGAAAATGCTGACGAGGAAATGCTTCGATATGAATTTGCTAAGCATGCACCAATAAAG GATATCCGGCTTGTTCGTGACAAATTTACTCATGTGTCTAGAGGTTTCGCATTTGTCCATTTTCATTCG GTTGAAGATGCTACGAAAGCCCTTGAAGCTACAAATGGAATTAGACACGAGAAAAATGGTCAGGTGCTACGTGTAGCCTATGCTAAAAGCACACATGGACCTGTATCGGGGTCTTCACAGTCAAGCAATCTTGCTGCAGCAGCCATCGAGGCTGCATCATTTGCCCAGCAG TATGATGCTGTGGGCTGGGCTCCAAAAGAGTACAATGCTGAGGACAAACCAAACAGCAATACAGAATCTCAGAAAGATGATTCTGCTCCACAGTCAGGATTTGTTTGGGACGAAAAATCGGGCTATTACTTTGATTCTTCTTCTGGATTCTATTATGATGGAAATACTG GTCTTTACTATGACAGCAATGTTGGAGTTTGGTATTCGTATGATCAAAAAAGTCAACAGTATGTCCCGTGTAACGAAAGCAATAACAGTAAGACAACTGGGGACACGGTGAACGGAAGTGTGAAGATCCCAGAAAGTAACAATGTTAAAAAGGTGGTGATTTCTGCACCTGCAGCTACAGTTAAACAAAGTGAGAAAACTTCATTGCCTGAGGCTGTTCAAGCTGCGGCCAATGCAGCGCTGGCtgctgaaaagaaagaaaaagagaaagcaaAGGAGATAAAGTTGGCTTCAAAAATTAGTCTCTTGGCCAATAAGAAGAAGATGAACAATGTCCTAGCAATGTGGAAGCAAAGAAATCAAGAAGGCCAGGCTGCAAATAGTGCCTTTGATGATAAGGAATCAACCAGGCCTGTTGCTGATAAATTGAACAGTTCAGCGAGTGGGGTTGGGTTCTCATTGAAACCCAAGCCTAAGTCTGATGCTGGAAATTCTAGGGATATGAATTTGGTTGCTGGATATAATTCTCTTGGCCGAGGATCTGCTGGCTCTCAAGTACTGGATTCTGACATAAAGCCTAGACCTGTCAGTAATAGCCTAGGAACTACTATTATGGGTGTCATAAGAGGCTCTGGCAGAGGAGCAGTCAAGTCAGATACCACATTTCATGTATCATCTGATGGTGGAAGCAATTATTCAACTAATAtaagcacaagcacaagtgagATAATGACAAATGCTGAGACGCATACTACTTCTGCACCCTTCAAAACAGATTTATCCTCTCTAGGATCATATTCTTCGTCTGGAGTTTCTGGGAGTGCTAAACGTCGGTTTTCTGAGGCACCAGGACAGTCCCAGTATAGAGATCGGGCTGCAGAGAGAAGAAGTCTATACGGATTATCTTCATCGCTTCCCAATGATGATGGACTGGATACAA CTGGTGACCATCCGTCTCGAAAGGGTCCAAGTGAGATCGGATCCATGCCATTTCCTCCAGGGGTGGGTGAACGTTCTATTGGTGAAATTGAGAACACTGAAAATTACGAGGTGATCACTGCTGATAGAGCAATAGATGAAAACAATGTGGGCAACCGTATTCTGCGCAACATGGGCTGGCAAGAAGGACTG GGTCTCGGAAAGAACGGTAGTGGCATCAAGGAGCCGGTGCAGGCTAAGTCTGGTGACGTGAGGGCCGGGCTTGGTAGTCAGCAGAAGAAAGCAGCCGATCCATCTCTCGAGGCTCAAGCTGGCGATAGTTATAAAACCATAATCCAGAAGAAGGCCATTGCAAGATTCAGGGAGATGTCTTAA